One Catenulispora sp. GP43 genomic window carries:
- a CDS encoding carbohydrate ABC transporter permease — MRSHRFYTPWLLMLPALVWLALFSVWPAINTVTLSFTNVHQLTGGHFIGLKNYWLLWHDPHIRDAVINTIVFMVICVPLLTLLPLLLAMLVQRNIRGIAFFRTAFYFPVIASAVTVALIWKWMLDDRGLFNNLLQTMGVVHKTVPFLTDRWLLLLSAIALTVWKGLGYYMLLYMSALGSVRRELHEAAAVDGAGSVRRFWSVTVPGVRGTMILISVLIAVNAMRVFSELYILGGATGGVGGQDVSIVMLVQQAASGSDGRLGYASAISVFLFFLTAIPLLFLTRLNKNSQEES, encoded by the coding sequence ATGAGGTCCCACCGGTTCTACACCCCATGGCTGCTGATGCTGCCGGCGCTGGTATGGCTCGCGCTGTTCAGCGTGTGGCCGGCGATCAACACCGTCACGTTGTCGTTCACGAACGTGCACCAGCTCACCGGTGGGCACTTCATCGGTCTGAAGAACTACTGGCTTCTGTGGCATGACCCGCACATCCGGGACGCGGTGATCAACACCATCGTCTTCATGGTGATCTGCGTCCCGCTGCTCACGCTGCTTCCGCTGCTGCTGGCCATGCTGGTGCAGCGGAACATCCGCGGCATCGCCTTCTTCCGGACCGCTTTCTACTTCCCGGTCATCGCTTCGGCGGTGACCGTGGCCCTGATCTGGAAGTGGATGCTCGACGACCGCGGTCTGTTCAACAACCTGCTGCAGACCATGGGCGTCGTCCACAAGACGGTCCCGTTCCTCACCGACCGGTGGCTGCTGCTGCTCAGTGCCATCGCGCTGACGGTGTGGAAGGGCCTGGGCTACTACATGCTCCTGTACATGTCCGCGCTGGGCAGCGTGCGGCGGGAGCTGCATGAGGCCGCCGCCGTGGACGGCGCCGGGTCGGTGCGCCGGTTCTGGAGCGTCACCGTTCCCGGGGTGCGCGGCACCATGATCCTGATCTCGGTGCTGATCGCGGTGAACGCCATGCGGGTGTTCAGCGAGCTGTACATCCTCGGCGGCGCGACCGGCGGCGTCGGGGGCCAGGACGTGTCGATCGTGATGCTGGTGCAGCAGGCGGCCTCCGGCAGCGACGGCCGCCTCGGGTACGCCAGCGCGATCAGCGTGTTCCTGTTCTTCCTCACCGCCATCCCGCTGTTGTTCCTGACCCGCCTGAACAAGAACAGCCAGGAGGAGTCGTGA
- a CDS encoding ABC transporter substrate-binding protein, with protein MRRITAVSAIAVTATLLAGCGVGSKSSSTDANKTVSTTAALSGSITFQTWSLKNDKFTPYFTKLIADFKAAHPGTDINWIDQPGDGYPTKVASQVSTGSLPDVINLPPDIAHAVAKTGNLLDLKQNDASLTTDYVKSGLSAYNYQDISGGSQDFGFPWYLGTDVSYWNKTMMAKDGLDASNPPKTFDDLVAQAKTMHDKSGGKDYLMSRAPGLSDIANTGTKLLSDDGTKFAFNTAPAEAMLDKYTAAYKAGYLPSNVLDNSYEGNSTLFSKQQVAWTTGGGNLITSLQQDNPTLAPNVVPSPALDTAPLYVQGLSVASKSKNLPLALAFAEFVTNNENQTAFIKLAPGFLPGSAASANDPQYSKSDGTSQGDAAVIAYKDMQTAVNFTPPIWTDAMNTILNQEIAKAMTGKETSKQALDNTVNQANALLTQ; from the coding sequence ATGCGCAGGATCACAGCGGTATCCGCCATAGCCGTCACCGCGACGCTGCTGGCGGGCTGCGGCGTCGGGAGCAAGTCCTCCTCCACGGACGCGAACAAGACGGTCTCCACGACCGCGGCGCTGTCCGGCTCGATCACCTTCCAGACCTGGTCGCTGAAGAACGACAAGTTCACGCCGTACTTCACCAAGCTGATCGCCGACTTCAAGGCCGCGCACCCGGGCACGGACATCAACTGGATCGACCAGCCCGGCGACGGCTACCCGACCAAGGTGGCCAGCCAGGTCTCCACCGGCAGCCTGCCCGACGTGATCAACCTGCCGCCGGACATCGCGCACGCCGTGGCCAAGACCGGCAACCTGCTGGACCTGAAGCAGAACGACGCGAGCCTGACGACGGACTACGTCAAGAGCGGCCTGAGCGCGTACAACTACCAGGACATCTCCGGCGGCTCCCAGGACTTCGGCTTCCCCTGGTACCTCGGCACCGACGTGAGCTACTGGAACAAGACGATGATGGCCAAGGACGGCCTGGACGCGTCCAACCCGCCGAAGACCTTCGACGACCTGGTCGCCCAGGCCAAGACCATGCACGACAAGTCCGGCGGCAAGGACTACCTGATGTCCCGCGCCCCGGGCCTGTCGGACATCGCGAACACCGGCACCAAGCTGCTGTCCGACGACGGCACGAAGTTCGCCTTCAACACCGCGCCGGCCGAGGCGATGCTGGACAAGTACACCGCCGCCTACAAGGCCGGGTACCTCCCCTCGAACGTGCTGGACAACAGCTACGAGGGCAACTCCACGCTGTTCAGCAAGCAGCAGGTGGCCTGGACCACCGGCGGCGGCAACCTGATCACCAGCCTCCAGCAGGACAACCCGACCCTGGCCCCGAACGTGGTCCCGTCCCCGGCGCTGGACACCGCGCCGCTGTACGTGCAGGGCCTGTCGGTCGCCAGCAAGAGCAAGAACCTGCCGCTGGCGCTGGCCTTCGCCGAGTTCGTGACGAACAACGAGAACCAGACCGCGTTCATCAAGCTGGCCCCGGGCTTCCTGCCGGGCTCGGCCGCCTCGGCGAACGACCCGCAGTACAGCAAGAGCGACGGCACCTCGCAGGGCGACGCCGCGGTGATCGCGTACAAGGACATGCAGACCGCGGTGAACTTCACCCCGCCGATCTGGACCGACGCGATGAACACGATCCTGAACCAGGAGATCGCCAAGGCGATGACCGGCAAGGAGACCTCCAAGCAGGCCCTGGACAACACCGTCAACCAGGCGAACGCGCTGCTCACGCAGTGA
- a CDS encoding LacI family DNA-binding transcriptional regulator → MTRPTIDDIARSAGVSKSAVSFALNDRPGVSPATRERILRVASEMNWRPHKAARALGGARADAVGLVVARPAQTIGAEPFFGLLLAGLQAGLSARSVALHLMIVEDTAAEIEVYRRWTSERHVDGFVLVDLQHRDKRVPVLEGLGVPAVVIGGPGGHGTLPSVWADDREAMLSLVDYLAALGHCRIAHVAGDEAFHHTRRRIRALKDAARRLHLVDAVSVPTDFSDAQGASATRALLSSPNRPSALIFDSDVMAVAGLAVAAEMGVAVPAGLSVVSFEDSLLTRIVHPAITALSRDTFALGGQVAAMLLAAIDEPGSGRDVQSATPRLTVRESTRAPYSDRGA, encoded by the coding sequence GTGACCAGGCCCACGATCGACGACATCGCCCGCAGTGCCGGGGTGTCCAAGAGCGCCGTGTCGTTCGCGCTGAACGACCGCCCTGGCGTAAGCCCCGCCACCCGGGAGCGGATCCTGCGCGTCGCCTCGGAGATGAACTGGCGGCCACACAAGGCGGCGCGCGCTCTGGGCGGCGCCCGCGCCGACGCCGTCGGCCTGGTGGTCGCGCGCCCGGCGCAGACCATCGGCGCCGAGCCGTTCTTCGGCCTGCTGCTGGCCGGTCTGCAGGCCGGGCTCTCGGCCCGCTCGGTGGCCCTGCACCTGATGATCGTCGAGGACACCGCGGCCGAGATCGAGGTCTACCGGCGCTGGACCTCCGAGCGGCATGTGGACGGCTTCGTCCTGGTCGACCTGCAGCACCGGGACAAGCGCGTGCCGGTCCTGGAGGGCCTGGGCGTCCCGGCGGTGGTGATCGGCGGGCCGGGCGGGCACGGCACGCTGCCCAGCGTCTGGGCCGACGACCGCGAGGCGATGCTGTCGCTGGTGGACTACCTGGCCGCGCTCGGCCACTGCCGGATCGCGCACGTCGCCGGCGACGAGGCCTTCCACCACACCCGGCGCCGCATCCGGGCGCTGAAGGACGCGGCCCGTCGCCTGCACCTGGTGGACGCGGTCTCGGTCCCCACCGACTTCAGCGACGCCCAGGGCGCCTCGGCCACCCGCGCGCTGCTGAGCAGCCCGAACCGGCCCAGCGCGCTGATCTTCGACTCGGACGTGATGGCGGTCGCCGGGCTCGCGGTGGCCGCGGAGATGGGGGTGGCGGTGCCGGCCGGGCTGTCGGTGGTCTCCTTCGAGGACTCGCTGCTCACCCGGATCGTGCACCCGGCGATCACCGCGCTGAGCCGCGACACCTTCGCCCTCGGCGGCCAGGTCGCGGCGATGCTGCTGGCCGCGATCGACGAGCCGGGATCGGGGCGCGACGTGCAGAGCGCCACGCCCCGGCTCACGGTGCGCGAGAGCACCCGCGCCCCTTACAGCGACCGCGGGGCATGA
- a CDS encoding ABC transporter ATP-binding protein, protein MGQAAVEVTGLVKRYGAKTAVDGLDLRVQTGTITAVLGPNGAGKTSTIECCEGYRRPDGGTVRVLGLDPVAQGEQLRPRIGVMLQSGGIYPSVRAVEMLKHTAKLYANPLDTDALIERLGLGSAGRTTFRRLSGGQQQRLSLALAVVGRPELVFLDEPTAGLDVQARHATWELIEQLRADGVTVVLTTHLLDEAERLADTVAIVDSGKVIAHDTPAALAAADGTAETAIRFTAPPGLDLAGLLATLPAGLTAVEQPPGAYTVAGDITPDALAKVTAWCAAKDVMPQGLSVGRRTLEDAFLDLTGRDLR, encoded by the coding sequence ATGGGACAAGCAGCCGTAGAAGTGACCGGCCTGGTCAAGAGGTACGGCGCCAAGACCGCGGTGGACGGCCTGGACCTGCGCGTGCAGACCGGGACCATCACCGCCGTGCTCGGCCCGAACGGGGCCGGCAAGACCTCGACCATCGAGTGCTGCGAGGGGTACCGCCGGCCCGACGGCGGCACCGTCCGCGTGCTCGGGCTGGACCCGGTCGCCCAGGGTGAGCAGCTGCGGCCGCGGATCGGCGTGATGCTGCAGTCCGGCGGCATCTACCCCAGCGTGCGCGCGGTGGAGATGCTCAAGCACACCGCCAAGCTCTACGCGAACCCCCTGGACACCGACGCGCTGATCGAGCGCCTGGGCCTGGGCTCGGCCGGCCGGACCACGTTCCGGCGGCTGTCCGGCGGGCAGCAGCAGCGGCTCTCGCTGGCGCTGGCCGTGGTCGGGCGGCCGGAGCTGGTGTTCCTGGACGAGCCCACCGCCGGCCTGGACGTGCAGGCCCGGCACGCCACCTGGGAGCTGATCGAGCAGCTGCGGGCCGACGGCGTCACCGTGGTGCTCACCACCCACCTGCTGGACGAGGCCGAGCGGCTGGCCGACACCGTGGCGATCGTCGACTCCGGCAAGGTGATCGCGCACGACACCCCGGCTGCCCTGGCGGCGGCCGACGGCACCGCCGAGACCGCGATCCGCTTCACCGCGCCGCCCGGCCTGGACCTGGCCGGGCTGCTGGCCACGCTGCCGGCCGGCCTGACCGCCGTCGAGCAGCCGCCGGGCGCCTACACGGTGGCCGGCGACATCACTCCGGACGCCCTGGCCAAGGTGACCGCGTGGTGTGCCGCCAAGGACGTGATGCCGCAGGGGCTGAGCGTGGGACGCCGTACCCTCGAAGATGCCTTCCTCGATCTCACCGGACGGGACCTCCGTTGA
- a CDS encoding ABC transporter permease, with translation MILAQAAHEVRLMLRNPEQLLLTIVVPALMMVLFSGESLVATSGPGKRIDFYAPGLFGAAVLSTAFTGLAIATGFERRYGVLKRMGATPLPRWGLIVAKALCVLCVEVIQIALLSAIALAMGWKPHGDPLAVAVLIVLATATFAGLAMLMAGTLRAEATLGLANFVFLLLLAGGGVIIPLSKFPSGVRHVLDALPISALTNGLRDVLQHGATLPWANVGILAAWAVAAIAVAARTFKWE, from the coding sequence ATGATCCTCGCGCAGGCCGCGCACGAGGTCCGCCTGATGCTCCGCAACCCCGAGCAGCTGCTGCTGACCATAGTGGTCCCGGCGCTGATGATGGTCCTGTTCTCCGGCGAGTCGCTGGTCGCCACCTCCGGCCCCGGCAAGCGCATCGACTTCTACGCCCCGGGCCTGTTCGGTGCCGCGGTGCTGTCCACGGCGTTCACCGGCCTGGCCATCGCCACCGGCTTCGAGCGCCGCTACGGCGTGCTCAAGCGCATGGGGGCCACGCCGCTGCCGCGCTGGGGCCTGATCGTGGCCAAGGCGCTGTGCGTGCTGTGCGTCGAGGTGATCCAGATCGCGCTGCTGTCGGCGATCGCCCTGGCGATGGGCTGGAAGCCGCACGGCGACCCGCTGGCCGTGGCCGTGCTGATCGTCCTGGCCACCGCCACCTTCGCGGGCCTGGCCATGCTCATGGCCGGCACGCTGCGCGCCGAGGCCACCCTGGGCCTGGCGAACTTCGTGTTCCTGCTGCTGCTGGCCGGCGGCGGCGTGATCATCCCGCTGTCCAAGTTCCCCTCGGGCGTGCGCCACGTACTGGACGCCCTCCCGATCAGCGCCCTCACCAACGGCCTGCGCGACGTGCTCCAGCACGGCGCCACGCTGCCCTGGGCGAACGTCGGTATCCTCGCCGCCTGGGCCGTCGCCGCGATCGCGGTGGCCGCCCGGACCTTCAAATGGGAGTAG
- a CDS encoding heme A synthase, producing MTQTAGDAPASEQAAAPADGAKVPAQAGPTPTSARPAATGLVSRILTWRTTPAILTWTCFAAFVANIGVIVTGGAVRLTDSGLGCPTWPTCTDGSLVPTSRLGAYGVVEFTNRMLTFAVSVVVGAAIIACMRWHPRRAVLNKLSWTLFVGVVVQAVIGGISVRTHLAPIWVSLHMLVSMGMVALSYVLWVRSREPNDAAPTPTVQPVLRTLGYVLTAGVGALLIAGTIVTGSGPHSGAKAGDPGHKRFPLSPANATQLHADLVFLVVGLTVALWFALKATGAAPRILNTVRDLFLLLMAQGVIGYVQYFTHLPVLLVGIHMFGAAIVWAATWRVLLAMRERKAFAAAV from the coding sequence ATGACGCAGACCGCCGGGGACGCCCCGGCCAGCGAGCAGGCGGCGGCCCCGGCGGACGGGGCGAAGGTGCCCGCTCAGGCCGGGCCCACGCCCACCAGTGCGCGCCCCGCGGCCACCGGCCTCGTCTCCCGCATCCTCACCTGGCGCACCACCCCGGCGATCCTCACCTGGACCTGCTTCGCCGCCTTCGTCGCCAACATCGGCGTCATCGTCACCGGCGGCGCGGTCCGCCTCACCGACTCCGGCCTGGGCTGCCCGACCTGGCCCACCTGCACCGACGGCAGCCTGGTCCCGACCAGCCGGCTCGGCGCGTACGGCGTCGTGGAGTTCACCAACCGCATGCTCACCTTCGCGGTCTCGGTGGTCGTCGGCGCGGCGATCATCGCGTGCATGCGCTGGCACCCGCGCCGCGCGGTGCTGAACAAGCTGTCCTGGACGCTGTTCGTCGGCGTCGTGGTCCAGGCGGTCATCGGCGGCATCTCGGTGCGCACCCACCTGGCCCCGATCTGGGTCTCCCTGCACATGCTGGTGTCCATGGGCATGGTCGCGCTGTCGTACGTCCTGTGGGTCCGCAGCCGCGAGCCCAACGACGCCGCCCCCACCCCGACCGTCCAGCCGGTCCTGCGCACCCTCGGCTACGTCCTCACCGCCGGCGTCGGCGCGCTCCTGATCGCCGGCACGATCGTCACCGGCAGCGGTCCGCACTCCGGCGCCAAGGCCGGCGACCCGGGCCACAAGCGCTTCCCGCTCAGCCCGGCCAACGCCACCCAGCTGCACGCCGACCTGGTGTTCCTGGTCGTCGGCCTGACCGTGGCGCTGTGGTTCGCGCTGAAGGCCACCGGGGCCGCGCCCCGGATCCTGAACACGGTGCGCGACCTGTTCCTGCTGCTGATGGCGCAGGGCGTGATCGGCTACGTGCAGTACTTCACCCACCTGCCGGTCCTGCTGGTCGGGATCCACATGTTCGGCGCGGCCATCGTGTGGGCCGCGACGTGGCGGGTGCTGCTGGCGATGCGGGAGCGGAAGGCCTTCGCCGCGGCGGTCTGA